In Cytobacillus oceanisediminis, the following proteins share a genomic window:
- a CDS encoding LacI family DNA-binding transcriptional regulator: MITIKEIAERANVSRTTVSRVMNNSGYVSEDARKRVLHVIEETGYVPSAHAKSLRTKKTKVIGVILPKISTETSSRLVNGIDDVLAGEGYQILLANTNLHAEKEIEYIRLLKSRNVDGMILSATNVQPELIQEIHQLKIPFIMVGQYAEELTSVIFDEYQAARDMAGLLIKKGYRKIAFIGVDEADRAVGYLRKKGYLDAMKEHQLPVEASWLQKGIFDIDSGAECMKRIMESAENKPQAVLAVTDRLAIGALQYLRQNGFSVPGDVAIAGMGGSELSKYITPGLTTIDFSFEDAGREAALLILQKIKGEHDPEITRKIRYRLVERESI, encoded by the coding sequence ATGATTACCATAAAGGAAATAGCAGAAAGGGCGAATGTTTCTCGGACAACTGTTTCGAGGGTTATGAATAATTCCGGTTATGTAAGTGAGGACGCAAGGAAAAGGGTCCTGCACGTAATAGAGGAGACCGGTTATGTCCCGAGTGCCCATGCGAAGTCGCTCCGCACAAAAAAAACAAAGGTTATTGGGGTTATTCTCCCGAAGATCAGCACCGAAACGTCCAGCCGTCTGGTTAATGGGATTGACGATGTATTGGCCGGGGAAGGCTATCAGATTCTCCTTGCTAATACAAATCTTCACGCTGAAAAAGAGATAGAATATATACGGCTTCTGAAAAGCAGGAATGTGGACGGCATGATTCTGTCAGCTACAAACGTGCAGCCGGAATTGATTCAGGAAATCCATCAGCTGAAAATCCCTTTTATCATGGTGGGGCAGTATGCGGAAGAATTGACGAGTGTAATTTTTGATGAATATCAGGCTGCGAGGGACATGGCTGGCCTGCTAATCAAGAAGGGATATAGAAAAATTGCTTTTATAGGCGTGGATGAAGCCGACCGTGCGGTGGGGTATCTCCGGAAAAAAGGATACCTCGATGCAATGAAGGAACATCAGCTCCCGGTTGAAGCGAGCTGGCTGCAAAAGGGGATTTTCGATATAGACTCAGGCGCTGAGTGCATGAAGAGAATCATGGAATCTGCTGAAAATAAACCTCAAGCTGTTCTTGCTGTGACAGATCGTCTGGCGATTGGCGCATTGCAATATCTCAGACAAAATGGATTTTCGGTTCCTGGTGATGTAGCGATAGCCGGCATGGGCGGATCAGAGCTTTCTAAATATATCACCCCGGGACTGACAACCATAGATTTTTCCTTTGAAGATGCGGGCCGGGAGGCAGCCTTATTAATTCTTCAAAAAATTAAAGGGGAACATGACCCGGAAATAACGCGGAAAATTAGATATAGACTTGTAGAAAGAGAAAGTATATAA